A DNA window from Pirellulales bacterium contains the following coding sequences:
- the rpsP gene encoding 30S ribosomal protein S16: protein MKKLGRTHRAFFRICAMDKRAPRDGRVLEELGTYDPSVPETDARAILNKDRVAYWLGVGAEPSEKVAVLIKKYGPNGTHEEAQAKALERLTSPKSIPDPGPAASKAKKPGEEPAAPAEPAPAAEEASAPAEEPAAEGGEA, encoded by the coding sequence ATGAAGAAGTTGGGACGCACCCACCGGGCGTTCTTCCGCATTTGCGCCATGGACAAGCGGGCTCCCCGCGACGGCCGCGTGTTGGAAGAGCTCGGCACGTACGACCCCTCGGTCCCGGAAACCGACGCCCGCGCGATCCTGAACAAGGACCGCGTCGCTTACTGGTTGGGCGTTGGCGCCGAGCCGAGCGAGAAGGTCGCCGTGCTGATCAAGAAGTACGGCCCCAACGGGACGCACGAAGAGGCTCAGGCGAAGGCGCTCGAGCGGTTGACTTCGCCGAAGTCGATCCCCGATCCGGGCCCCGCGGCGTCCAAGGCCAAGAAGCCGGGCGAAGAGCCCGCGGCTCCCGCCGAACCGGCCCCGGCCGCCGAAGAAGCCTCGGCGCCCGCTGAGGAACCGGCCGCGGAAGGGGGCGAGGCGTAA
- the ffh gene encoding signal recognition particle protein, with protein MFDALQSGLSSAFQTLRGQGKLTESNMRDGLKLVEKSLLEADVSFPVVRKFMARVTEEAVGEAVLKSLRPGEQVVGIVYQALVELMGPVDHSLHLKGKDDVTVLMMSGLQGSGKTTTCGKLGRMLKEAGRRPLLVAADLQRPAAIDQLHVIGDQLGIAVFSDRAEKDPVKVCNAAVAQAKKLGADVVILDTAGRLHIDDELMQQLIRIDRMCNPEQVFLVVDGMTGQDAVNSAKAFNEALELDGVIMTKLDGDARGGAALSVKDVTGVPIKFIGVGEHLDALEEFHPDRMAGRILGQGDILTLVEKAQREFDQEEMKRQEEQLAKGEFTLDMFRSQLKQITRLGPLQKVMGMIPGMGSLLKGLDDVDHEGDMKRLFGIIDAMTPAERKSPTKVIDQSRRRRIATGAGVEPHEVNDLVKQFDGMAQLMTGMAGKGVRERMQLVRQMQAGLAGDPAGGLSRQKKGTGKRLSPKEKAKLKKERERELRKRKRDGGG; from the coding sequence ATGTTCGACGCCCTTCAATCCGGCCTCAGCAGCGCCTTTCAGACGCTTCGCGGTCAGGGAAAACTCACCGAAAGCAACATGCGCGACGGGCTCAAGCTCGTCGAGAAGTCGCTCCTCGAGGCCGACGTCAGCTTCCCGGTCGTTCGCAAGTTTATGGCGAGGGTCACCGAAGAGGCCGTCGGCGAGGCGGTCCTCAAATCGCTCCGCCCCGGCGAGCAGGTCGTGGGGATCGTCTACCAGGCGCTCGTCGAACTGATGGGCCCGGTCGATCACTCGCTCCACCTCAAAGGGAAGGACGACGTCACGGTCCTCATGATGAGCGGCCTGCAGGGCTCGGGCAAAACGACCACCTGCGGCAAGCTGGGCCGGATGCTCAAGGAGGCGGGCCGCCGGCCCCTGCTCGTCGCCGCCGACCTGCAGCGCCCCGCCGCGATCGACCAGCTGCACGTCATCGGCGACCAGTTGGGGATCGCCGTCTTCTCCGATCGGGCGGAAAAAGATCCGGTCAAAGTCTGCAACGCCGCGGTGGCTCAGGCGAAGAAACTGGGCGCCGACGTCGTGATTCTCGACACGGCCGGTAGGCTCCATATCGACGATGAGCTGATGCAGCAGCTCATCCGCATCGATCGGATGTGCAATCCCGAGCAGGTCTTCCTGGTCGTCGACGGCATGACCGGACAGGACGCGGTCAACAGCGCCAAGGCGTTCAACGAGGCGCTCGAGCTCGACGGCGTCATCATGACCAAGCTCGACGGCGACGCCCGCGGCGGGGCGGCCCTGTCGGTGAAGGACGTCACCGGCGTGCCGATCAAGTTCATCGGCGTCGGCGAACATCTCGACGCGCTCGAAGAGTTCCACCCCGACCGCATGGCGGGCCGGATCCTGGGCCAGGGAGACATCCTGACGCTGGTCGAAAAGGCCCAGCGCGAGTTTGACCAGGAGGAAATGAAGCGGCAAGAAGAGCAGCTCGCCAAGGGCGAGTTCACGCTAGATATGTTCCGCTCGCAACTGAAACAAATCACCCGGCTCGGACCGCTGCAGAAAGTGATGGGCATGATCCCGGGAATGGGATCGCTCCTCAAAGGGCTCGACGACGTCGACCACGAAGGGGACATGAAGCGGCTCTTCGGCATCATCGACGCGATGACCCCCGCCGAGCGAAAGAGCCCCACCAAAGTCATCGATCAAAGCCGCCGCCGCCGGATCGCAACGGGCGCCGGCGTCGAGCCGCACGAGGTGAACGACCTCGTGAAGCAGTTCGACGGCATGGCCCAACTGATGACCGGCATGGCGGGCAAAGGCGTGCGCGAACGGATGCAGCTCGTCCGCCAGATGCAAGCGGGGCTCGCCGGCGACCCTGCAGGCGGCCTTAGCCGGCAAAAGAAGGGAACCGGCAAACGACTCTCGCCGAAAGAAAAGGCGAAACTGAAGAAGGAGCGCGAACGGGAGTTGCGAAAGCGCAAACGCGACGGGGGAGGGTGA
- the trmD gene encoding tRNA (guanosine(37)-N1)-methyltransferase TrmD, producing MRFDVLTLFPEMFSGYLGQSLLNLAIGRGLVDVQLHNIRDWAHDKHRSVDDRPFGGGPGMVLRPDVVVEAVEGVQALAADPGKLVMLTPGGRPLNQRVVEELAEHPRLVLLCGRYEGFDQRICDLLAPAEISLGDFIVNGGEVAAMVVVDAVVRLVPGVLGDEDSGRYDSFSTGNRLLEFAQYTRPREYRGLEVPEVLTSGDHQRIAAWREADSLRRTQERRPDLLDPDG from the coding sequence ATGCGGTTCGACGTGCTGACCCTGTTCCCGGAGATGTTCTCCGGCTACCTGGGGCAAAGCCTGTTGAACCTGGCGATCGGGCGGGGTTTGGTCGACGTCCAATTGCACAACATTCGCGATTGGGCTCACGACAAGCATCGCTCGGTCGACGACCGCCCCTTCGGCGGCGGACCCGGCATGGTGCTGCGGCCCGACGTCGTGGTCGAGGCGGTCGAAGGGGTCCAGGCTTTGGCCGCGGACCCCGGCAAGCTGGTGATGCTGACCCCCGGGGGTCGGCCGCTCAACCAGCGGGTCGTCGAGGAACTGGCCGAACACCCGCGGCTGGTGCTCCTTTGCGGCCGTTACGAAGGATTTGACCAACGGATTTGCGACCTGCTGGCCCCTGCCGAGATTTCGCTGGGGGACTTCATCGTCAACGGCGGCGAAGTGGCGGCCATGGTCGTCGTCGACGCGGTCGTGCGGCTGGTCCCCGGCGTGCTGGGCGACGAGGACAGCGGCCGCTATGATTCGTTTTCGACCGGCAACCGATTGTTGGAGTTCGCCCAGTACACCCGCCCTCGCGAGTACCGCGGCCTGGAAGTGCCCGAAGTCCTCACGAGCGGCGACCACCAGCGGATCGCCGCATGGCGCGAGGCAGACAGCCTCCGCCGCACGCAAGAGCGCCGCCCCGACCTGCTCGACCCGGACGGTTGA
- a CDS encoding YbaN family protein, whose protein sequence is MNRSVCEHPSSARPPIDGSVVCGVRKIACILLAAASFVLAMIGIVLPVLPTTPFLLLTAYLLSRSWPRMYRTLLGNRFVGPLINDWQRHRAVSPGVKIRATVLVLAMMAATAVWSELPVAGLAGMLALAGVGVAVIHSLPTLRQAV, encoded by the coding sequence ATGAACCGTTCCGTCTGCGAGCATCCTTCAAGTGCACGTCCTCCGATTGACGGCAGCGTCGTGTGCGGAGTGCGAAAGATCGCCTGCATACTGCTGGCTGCGGCGTCCTTCGTCCTGGCGATGATCGGCATCGTCCTGCCGGTGTTGCCGACGACGCCGTTCCTGTTGCTCACGGCTTACTTGCTGTCGCGGTCATGGCCGCGAATGTACCGAACGCTCTTGGGCAATCGATTCGTGGGCCCCCTGATCAACGATTGGCAGAGGCATCGGGCGGTCTCGCCGGGGGTCAAGATCCGAGCAACCGTCCTGGTGCTCGCCATGATGGCCGCGACAGCCGTCTGGTCCGAATTGCCCGTGGCGGGGCTGGCGGGCATGCTCGCCCTGGCGGGGGTCGGCGTCGCGGTCATCCACTCCCTGCCGACGCTGCGGCAGGCGGTCTGA
- a CDS encoding YraN family protein, protein MRFGPYTLGEAGERAAVRHLRKSGLKIVATRHRLRYGEFDVIAVDGQTIVFVEVKTRRDDRLVRPATAVDAVRRVRMTRAALAFLKARNLLAYPSRFDVVEVVWPPGVRRPTITHHKSAFQAEGRGQFFR, encoded by the coding sequence ATGCGGTTCGGACCGTACACGCTGGGCGAGGCCGGCGAGCGGGCGGCAGTCCGGCATCTTCGCAAGAGCGGTCTCAAGATCGTCGCCACGCGACACCGGCTCCGTTACGGCGAGTTCGACGTCATTGCGGTCGACGGCCAGACGATCGTGTTCGTCGAGGTCAAAACCCGCCGCGACGATCGCCTGGTCCGTCCCGCAACGGCGGTCGACGCCGTGCGACGCGTCCGGATGACCCGGGCCGCGCTGGCGTTTCTCAAGGCCCGCAACCTGCTGGCGTATCCGAGTCGGTTTGACGTCGTCGAGGTCGTCTGGCCCCCGGGCGTGCGCCGGCCGACGATCACCCACCACAAGAGCGCGTTCCAGGCCGAAGGCCGGGGTCAGTTCTTCCGGTGA
- a CDS encoding AAA family ATPase, whose amino-acid sequence MSFDLSSLFAPAAASQALPIGAVGSVEKPPAPTEQKSPPYRFLPPEPRTLAEAGLSPGELDGLLLKLLLQRGTTTGRGAAETTRLPRTLVAEGFERLRVELLVALKGSSGIEDFVFQLTDAGHDRARRLAHHATYADAAPVPLEQYVAAVHRQSLADSRLDRSNLVAAFSGLRLGDDLLSQVGQAVNDGRGMFLFGPPGNGKTSISERVVNAYGEYVWIPRMITIDGELVRLYDPRCHKAVPLPKLADLTYDRRWVLVERPTIVVGGELTMAHLELQHNPTTGVCEAPVQLRANCGALVVDDFGRQRAATSEILNRLIVPMEKQHDYLLLASGRQAALPFDLLLVFSTNLEPRDLVDEAFLRRIPYKIEVGGPSETEFVELFVALARDAGCECPPDTVGELIARHYRPRQRPLRYCHPRDLLRQVRNYCQYRDLPLAVTAESLDVAVKNYFAAL is encoded by the coding sequence ATGTCATTCGATTTGTCCTCGCTGTTCGCTCCTGCCGCCGCTTCGCAGGCGTTGCCAATCGGGGCCGTCGGCTCGGTCGAGAAGCCGCCGGCGCCGACGGAGCAGAAGTCGCCGCCGTATCGCTTTCTCCCTCCGGAGCCGAGGACGCTGGCCGAAGCGGGATTGTCGCCGGGCGAACTCGACGGGTTGCTCCTCAAGCTCTTGCTGCAACGCGGCACGACGACCGGTCGCGGGGCCGCCGAGACGACCCGCTTGCCGCGTACGCTTGTCGCCGAGGGGTTCGAGCGGCTACGGGTCGAACTGCTGGTCGCCCTCAAGGGCTCCAGCGGGATCGAGGACTTCGTGTTTCAATTGACCGACGCGGGGCACGATCGGGCTCGGCGCCTTGCGCACCATGCGACCTACGCCGACGCTGCGCCCGTGCCGCTGGAGCAGTACGTCGCCGCAGTGCACCGACAGTCGCTCGCCGACAGTCGACTCGATCGATCCAATCTTGTCGCCGCGTTCTCAGGGTTGCGGCTGGGCGACGACTTGCTGAGCCAGGTCGGCCAAGCGGTCAACGACGGCCGGGGAATGTTCCTCTTCGGCCCTCCCGGCAACGGCAAGACGAGCATCTCCGAGCGGGTCGTCAACGCCTACGGGGAATACGTTTGGATTCCGCGGATGATCACGATCGACGGCGAGCTCGTGCGGCTGTACGACCCGCGGTGTCACAAAGCCGTGCCGCTGCCGAAACTGGCCGACCTGACTTACGACCGTCGGTGGGTGCTCGTGGAACGGCCCACGATCGTCGTGGGAGGCGAGCTGACGATGGCTCACCTGGAATTGCAGCACAATCCGACGACCGGCGTCTGCGAGGCCCCGGTGCAGTTGCGGGCCAATTGCGGGGCGCTGGTGGTCGACGACTTCGGTCGGCAACGCGCGGCGACCTCGGAAATCCTCAACCGGCTCATCGTGCCGATGGAGAAGCAGCACGATTACTTGCTCCTGGCGAGCGGTCGGCAAGCGGCGCTGCCGTTCGACTTGCTGTTGGTGTTCTCCACGAACCTCGAGCCGCGCGATCTTGTGGACGAAGCGTTCCTGCGGCGGATTCCGTACAAAATCGAAGTCGGCGGCCCAAGCGAGACGGAGTTCGTCGAGCTGTTCGTCGCGCTGGCCCGAGACGCGGGCTGCGAGTGTCCGCCGGATACGGTCGGCGAACTGATCGCTCGGCACTACCGCCCCCGCCAGCGCCCGCTGCGGTATTGCCACCCCCGCGACCTGCTGCGGCAGGTCCGCAACTACTGCCAGTACCGCGACCTCCCGCTGGCAGTGACTGCCGAGTCGCTTGACGTCGCGGTGAAGAACTACTTCGCTGCGCTGTAG
- the rplS gene encoding 50S ribosomal protein L19, whose amino-acid sequence MSQDIIKYVEQSSLKSAEETPKFEIGDTVDVHTKILEGNKERIQVFSGVVIAMSGTGSKEMFTVRRIVAGEGVERKFPVHSPRIAKVEVVRSAIVRRAKLYYLRERSGKAVRLKERRTDRVAKA is encoded by the coding sequence ATGAGCCAAGACATCATCAAGTACGTCGAGCAGTCGAGTCTCAAGTCGGCTGAGGAGACGCCGAAGTTCGAGATCGGCGACACCGTCGACGTCCACACGAAGATCCTGGAAGGCAACAAGGAGCGGATCCAGGTCTTCTCCGGCGTCGTGATCGCGATGAGCGGTACGGGCTCGAAGGAGATGTTCACCGTCCGCCGGATCGTCGCCGGCGAGGGGGTCGAGCGGAAGTTCCCGGTCCACTCCCCCCGGATCGCCAAGGTCGAGGTCGTCCGCAGCGCGATTGTCCGTCGAGCCAAGCTGTATTACCTGCGCGAGCGCTCGGGCAAGGCAGTGCGGCTCAAGGAACGTCGCACCGATCGCGTCGCCAAGGCCTAA